In the genome of Deltaproteobacteria bacterium, one region contains:
- a CDS encoding TonB-dependent receptor: protein MTEESFFYKTRLTAVAFCTISVLCGSASASNSPDLIQQILNPKESELKIETAEDKGPLSIEEIINPPIFSASNTRENALTAPAWVIIITGEEMRERGYIELSQIFDDLPGIDVSRPFGATWFRPYWRGRRSGSWGDNFLFMIDNIPWHDHIYDNARMMVPISYIDRVEIVYGPGSLIHGSNAMMGSINVVTKGESKQLGTQFAVVSGIHAPQSMIDQANKIRYLTDFSILHKSDDFRLSVTGRLEQGHVDEVIGDFSEYEYGSTRSEHYGDKDLWGPTLIEKYPNLSGEFRSPFRDMSLDIRLMTDEAEVGFQYFDFKRGTGSQYAADRFQNQSIWHDTFYGAHVRYTKTFDRLQSQFLARFRASVWPEDNTLLLLSGNPVTNTSPGTVKLNHYEASNHGIEINEFLKYQIPKVFGNDELTLIGGVNYAYNEVVQGWTSYTGIFQDTDAGTNNPEAGTLETESGQVGVDELPPANKLGLHRIAGYLMAKYTFLDDHHLDLGIRETFTRNNFYTSFRTAYVLSFWDRFTFKAMLGRAFKIPSQRQTYGFNTASLNQEDTEIRVETSTTYELSLNYNSDNINIQLSPYFVENKNIYSIDFANKSTDFYAAEILGVDLAAIASIPVPQMKQLKLWTYVTWYPLTRRAPYSSACNEKSRADYISNGVMGHNLTNRECWIGDIANLQIKGGITAKPINRLVVTALARYVNKRVTVSSNSIAKIDPYVTLDASVMVKNIGLHGLNMSLTVTNLTDARYFHPGIGAANSGDIEGLFEAGADKGSAGGLNSLLPQPGRAFQLLISTELD, encoded by the coding sequence ATGACTGAAGAGAGCTTTTTTTATAAAACCAGGCTAACTGCCGTGGCGTTTTGCACAATATCAGTGCTTTGCGGTTCTGCGTCGGCAAGCAATAGTCCTGACTTGATTCAGCAAATACTGAACCCCAAGGAATCTGAGCTCAAAATCGAAACAGCGGAAGACAAAGGTCCGCTGAGTATCGAAGAAATCATCAATCCGCCCATTTTCTCGGCATCCAACACCCGAGAGAATGCGCTCACTGCACCAGCCTGGGTTATCATCATTACCGGCGAAGAGATGCGAGAGCGCGGTTATATTGAGCTTTCTCAAATCTTCGATGACTTACCTGGAATTGATGTCTCGCGGCCATTCGGAGCCACTTGGTTTCGCCCCTATTGGCGAGGGCGACGCAGCGGCTCCTGGGGCGATAACTTTTTATTCATGATCGACAACATCCCGTGGCACGACCATATTTACGACAATGCACGGATGATGGTTCCCATATCCTATATTGACCGAGTCGAAATTGTTTACGGGCCAGGGTCCTTGATTCACGGTAGCAATGCCATGATGGGCTCGATCAACGTGGTCACCAAGGGTGAGAGCAAGCAGCTTGGAACACAATTCGCGGTTGTCAGCGGTATTCATGCCCCGCAGTCTATGATCGACCAGGCCAATAAAATCCGTTACCTCACCGACTTTAGCATTCTTCATAAAAGTGATGATTTTAGGTTGAGCGTCACGGGACGACTCGAGCAAGGACACGTCGATGAAGTCATTGGAGACTTCAGCGAGTACGAATACGGTTCCACTCGGTCTGAGCACTATGGTGACAAGGACCTCTGGGGACCTACTCTAATCGAGAAGTACCCAAACCTTAGCGGTGAGTTTCGCTCTCCCTTTCGAGATATGAGCCTTGATATTCGGCTGATGACAGATGAGGCCGAAGTTGGTTTCCAATACTTTGACTTCAAGCGAGGCACCGGTTCGCAGTATGCGGCCGACCGCTTCCAAAACCAGTCTATTTGGCACGATACCTTCTATGGGGCACATGTACGCTACACCAAAACCTTCGACCGACTTCAGTCACAATTCCTCGCACGGTTTCGAGCAAGCGTTTGGCCGGAAGATAATACACTGCTGCTCTTGAGTGGAAATCCAGTCACAAACACCAGCCCCGGCACCGTCAAGCTCAACCATTATGAGGCCTCCAATCACGGCATCGAAATCAATGAGTTTCTAAAGTACCAGATTCCAAAAGTCTTCGGGAATGACGAGCTGACTCTCATTGGCGGAGTCAATTACGCTTACAACGAAGTGGTGCAAGGCTGGACATCGTATACCGGTATTTTTCAAGACACTGACGCTGGAACCAATAACCCAGAGGCTGGAACCCTGGAAACCGAGAGTGGACAAGTTGGTGTGGATGAACTCCCTCCTGCCAACAAGCTGGGTCTACACCGTATTGCGGGCTACCTGATGGCCAAATACACTTTCTTAGATGACCATCATCTCGACCTCGGAATCAGAGAGACCTTTACCCGGAACAATTTCTATACGTCTTTTAGAACTGCTTATGTACTCTCATTTTGGGATCGCTTCACCTTTAAAGCAATGCTCGGCCGCGCCTTTAAAATACCATCGCAGCGACAAACTTATGGCTTTAATACGGCGTCTCTCAATCAAGAGGATACCGAAATACGGGTTGAAACATCGACCACTTATGAGCTGAGCTTGAACTACAATTCGGACAATATAAATATTCAGCTAAGCCCCTACTTTGTAGAAAACAAGAACATTTACTCCATAGATTTTGCGAACAAATCTACTGATTTTTACGCCGCTGAAATCCTAGGGGTGGATCTGGCTGCGATTGCATCCATACCGGTTCCCCAAATGAAGCAATTGAAACTCTGGACCTATGTGACTTGGTACCCTCTAACCCGCCGAGCACCTTACTCCAGCGCATGCAATGAGAAGAGCCGAGCCGATTACATCTCAAACGGCGTGATGGGTCACAACTTAACGAATCGTGAATGCTGGATTGGTGATATCGCGAACCTACAAATCAAAGGCGGAATTACCGCCAAACCCATCAATCGTCTCGTGGTCACAGCCCTTGCTCGCTACGTCAACAAACGCGTCACTGTAAGTTCAAATTCAATTGCAAAAATAGACCCTTACGTCACATTGGACGCCAGCGTGATGGTCAAAAACATTGGTCTTCACGGCCTGAATATGAGCTTAACCGTAACCAACCTCACGGATGCCCGTTATTTTCACCCAGGTATCGGTGCGGCAAACTCTGGAGACATTGAAGGTCTCTTCGAAGCCGGTGCCGACAAAGGCAGCGCCGGCGGTCTAAACTCGCTTTTACCGCAACCAGGACGCGCCTTTCAGTTGCTCATCTCCACAGAATTAGACTAA